The DNA segment CAAATCCTGCATTGTATGAAGAGACTGTGCTGTCTACTCTCAAGCTGAAGGGTCTGGTCGAGTTGGTGCCGCCGGGATCATTGCCCAATGATGGATTGGTGATTGAGGATCTGCGCCGCTACGACTGACCCGAACTGCGCGTAATCAGCAGGGGGTTTAAAGATGCGTCGACTTCTGCCATTTATTTTTGTGCTGTGTCTGGGGTTGCCGGCTCAGGCCACGAATGTGGCCCTTGTCATAGCAAATCAGGACTATGAGACGCTCAGTGATGCGCGCGGCGCAAACGCTGTTTCCGCCACCCGCGAAACGCTGGAGGATATGGGCTTTCACGTCTTCACGGGCGAGGGGTTGAGCGCCGAGGAAATGCGCGCCCAGCTTGCAGGTATGCACGAACGGATTATGCGCGACGGGGCAGAGCGCGTTGTCGTGGTGCTGGCGGGACATTTTGCACAATCGCGCAGCGGTGCGTGGCTTATGGGCCGCGAGGCAGCGGAACTGGGGCTGGCGCTGACCGATGGTCAGGCGCTGCGGCTGGATATCGTGCTGGAAATTGCCGGGCTGGCAACCGAGGGCGCGATGGTCTGGCTGGCCGATAGCGGCACGTCGCTGGATCTTGGCCGCGGGGTTGAAGCTGGTTTGCCGCCGCGGCTGATGGTGCCGCAGGGGGTTGGTGTCGTGCGGGGGCGCGCTGACCATGTTGTCGGCGGTTTGCGCGCGACCCTGCGCCCCGGCACTGTCCTTGCCTCTGTCGTGGACCGCAACCGCAACCTGACAGGTGAAGGGGCGATACCGGCCTTGGTTCCGTTCCTGCCAGATGGTTTCGCCCCTGCAACGCGCGCGGACCTGCGCGTTTTCGCCGCCGCACAAGAGGAAGACACCGAAGAGGCCTATCAGGCCTATCTTGACGCTTTCCCCAATGGTCAGAACGCGCAGGCGGCCCGCGCCGCACTGGAACGCATCCGCACATCACCCGAGCGCGTCGAGCAAGCCCTGATGCTGACCCGCGACGAGCGGCGCGCCATTCAGAATGACCTTTCCGTTTTGGGCTATGATACCCGCGGCATTGACGGCATTTTCGGCCCCGGCACGCGCGGCGCAATCACCAATTGGCAGCGCCAGAATGATCTGGACGAAAGCGGGTTCCTGACGCAGGACCAGATTTTCAAACTCGCCGGACAAGGCGCTGATCGGGCTTTGGCCCTAGAGGCGGAAACCCGTGCCCGGCGCGAAGCCGAAGAACGAAGCGACCGCGATTTCTGGTCCGCGACAGGTGCGGCGGGCGATGAAGCAGGTCTGCGCAGCTATCTGGAACGCTATCCAGATGGAATTTTTGCAAGCCTTGCACAGGAGCGCTTGGGCCAGATGGTCGCCGACGCGCAAGAGGCCGCTTGGCGACGTGCGCGCGATGTGGACACGGTTGCAGGGTATGAAGCCTATCTCGATGACTGGCCGGACGGCACGTATTCGGCGGCCGCGCGCAGTCGGTTGGCACGATTGCAGCCCGAACCTGAAGGGCCCGGCCCCGAAGCGGCCCCGCCCGGACAAGAGCGCGCGGCAGTTGCCCGCGCCCGTGCCGAAGAACAGCAGTTGGGGCTTGCCGGTCCGACCAGATTGTTGATCGAGCAGCGACTGGCGCGATTGGGGCTGGACCCCGGACCCGTTGACGGTGTGTTCGATGATCAGACCCGCGTTGCGATTGCTCAGGCACAGGACCGGTTCGACCTGCGCCAAACCGGCTATGTCAATCAGGACTTGCTGACCATGCTGATCAGCAACCTGTTCCGCGAGTTCTTTGATTAGGACGGTTGCGCGTCGGTGAGCGCTGGCCTATGCGCTTTCTGGCCCCAAGAACTTAGAGAGAATACCATGCTGCCTGCCGATGACCGTCTGATTGTCGCCCTTGATGTGCCCAATGCGCTTGCTGGTCTTGAACTTGCCCGCGTGCTTGGTGACACCGTTTCGTTTTACAAAATCGGGCTTGGCATGTTGACGGGCGGCGGGCTGGCGCTGGCCAATGAGTTGAAGCAGGAACATGGCAAGCGCATGTTCCTTGATATGAAATTCTTTGACATCGGGGCCACGGTCACGTCTGCGGTGCGTGGGATCGCGCAATATGATCTGGATTTTCTGACCGTGCATGGCGACCCGCATGTCGTGCGCGCGGCGCGCGAGGGGGCAGGCGGGTCCGGGTTGAAAATCCTTGCGGTCACGGTGCTGACCTCGCTCGACCGGCAGGATCTGGATGACGGGCTGATGCGTGCGGGTGATCTGACCGAGTTGACACTGGAACGCGCGGCGCGCGCTTTTGCCGCCGGTGCTGATGGCGTGATTGCCAGCCCTCATGAGGCCGCTGGCATTCGCGCCTTGCCAGAGGCTGCGGGCAAGCTGATTGTCACACCCGGCGTGCGCCCTGTGGGCAGCGCATCGGGCGATCAAAAACGCATTGCAACACCCGCCCATGCGTTGCAATCGGGTGCAGACCATATCGTTGTGGGCCGCCCTATCTCGCAAGCCACAAACCCGCGCGCAGCGGCGACTGCAATCTTACAGGACATCACGGGTATCTGACGCACAGGCCTAGTGTTTCGCGGACCAACTGAGGGATGCCTGTTTTCGGGTAAATGACTCGATCAGCATCCCGATGAACAGAACCGCGATCCCGAACAGAACCGGATAGAGCGCAGAGGTGTGCATCGGGTTGTAGTTGATAAAAGCATAGCCGCGCGCTTGGTCGATACAGTGGAACAGCGGGTTCCACATGAAGTAATGCAAATAGGATTCCGGCAGCGTATTGGCGAGAAAGAACTTGCCCGACGCAACCATGTTCATGCGCGCGAATAACTGTGTCATCAGTTTGCTGGCCTCGGGCGCCCAAGGTTTCAGCGCATAAAGCACCACCCCAATTGCCATACCCGCAAACCACACCGACAAAAGCATCCCAAAGGCGGCAATGGGTTGATGAATCTCGACCGGTGTCCAGATCACATGATACATGAACAGGATCACCACGACCGAGAGCACCTGAATATACAGCTCTGCCAATGCCGCCCCGCAAACCGAGACGATGGAATTCATCGGCCGGTGCTTCATCATCGTGGAAGTCGGCCCCTCCGCTGACGAGACGGCAGACAGCACCTTGATATGGGCCATGAACAAAAAGACGCCGCTCATCAGATAGATCAGCGTATCACCCCGAATGGCGGCGGCGCGCATTCCGGCGAAGATAAAGATAATCATGAAAACGCCGACCAGCAGCACGGTCTGCGCAATGTTCAGCATCAGGCCAATGATGGCGTTGCCATGATTCTTGCGCACATTGCGAATGGCCTGATTGAAAATCAGTTCGCACGTCGTAATTGCAATCGTTAATCGAGACTCGCGCCGCGCAGTGCCGTGCATCAAGTGCCTTTCATCTTGTTGGACAAAAGAAAGTGTTTTAGGTCCATTACCAGCAGCTATCTACGTAAGACCGCAGGACATGCAATCAGCACCGCTGTAGTTTGGGCATATTTAGACACCAAAAAAAGGTCATCATTATGGCGGATATGAATTTTAACAGCGTCGAGACGGTTTTTCGCACACTTGCCTTGCAGGCAGGCGCAAAGATTATGGAAATCTATGAACAGTCCGACTTCTCGGTCCGCCTGAAAGACGACACGAGCCCGCTGACCGAAGCGGATGAGGCGGCTGATGCGATCATCAGTGCGGGCTTGCGGGCCGCGTTCCCCGATATTGCCGTTGTGACCGAGGAGCAAACCGCCAGCCATGCGCTGCATGCGGATCGCTTCTTTATCGTTGACCCGCTGGATGGCACCAAGGAATTCGTGAAACGACGGGGCGATTTCACTGTCAATATCGCCCTTGTCGAATGCGGCGTTCCGGTGCGCGGCATTGTCTATGCACCTGCCAAGGGGCGGATGTTCTATACCAGCGCCGATGGCAGCGCAATTGAAGAGCAAGGGCCCTTCAGCCTTGATCTGGCAGGGCAGACACGCGGTCTGCGGATGCGTGAACCCGACCAGAATGCGCTTGTGGTCGTCGCGTCAAAATCACACCGCGATCAGGCGACCGATGATTATATCAGCCAATATGCGGTTGCCGATTTGCGTTCCGCCGGATCGTCACTGAAATTCTGCCTGCTCGCAGCGGGTGAGGCTGATTTTTACCCCCGGCTTGGCCGCACGATGGAATGGGACACGGCCGCAGGACATGCCGTCTTGCAGGCCGCCGGGGGGGAAGTGCTTGATTTCAACACGCACGCGCCGCTGCGTTATGGGAAAGCGGGCTATGAAAACCCGTTCTTCATCGCACGCCATACCGATGTTACCTTGGTTCCGCCTGCGTGATGCGCGGCAAAATTCCTGAAAAAGCCTTTTTTGAGTTAACTTTAACCATAAACATGCCAAAATTGACCTGTCTTTACTGTCATGACATATCACAACGAATGAAATTTGGAGCACGTCATGAAGCGTAAAGTCACAAAAGCGGTTTTTCCGGTTGCCGGAATGGGAACCAGATTTCTGCCTGCGACCAAGTCGGTGCCAAAGGAAATTATGACTTTGGTGGATCGCCCCCTGATTCAATATGCGATTGATGAAGCGCGCGAAGCAGGCATTACCGAGTTTATTTTTGTGACCTCACGCGGCAAGGGCGCATTGGAAGACTATTTTGACCGCGCCCCCGAACTTGAAGCCGCGCTCCGGGCCAAGGGCAAGACTGACCTGCTCGATACGCTGAATGCGACCAACATGGACAGCGGTGCAATCGCGTATGTGCGGCAGCATCAGGCGCTTGGTCTGGGGCATGCGGTGTGGTGCGCCCGCCATCTGATCGGGGATGAACCTTTTGCGGTGTTGCTGCCGGACGACGTGATCGCCGCTGATACCCCGTGCCTCAAGCAGATGGTTGACGCCTATGAACAGACCGGCGGCAATATGATCGCCGCAATGGAAGTCGCGCCGGACAAGGCGTCCAGCTATGGCATCATGGATGTACCACCATCTGTTGGCCGCATTCTGCCTATGCAGGGCATGGTCGAAAAGCCCGCGCCGGGCACGCAACCCTCCAATCTGGCGGCCATCGGGCGCTATATCCTGTCACCGGATGTCATGCGCCATCTGGACGCGATTGAACCCGGTGTCGGCG comes from the Roseinatronobacter monicus genome and includes:
- a CDS encoding peptidoglycan-binding domain-containing protein, with the protein product MRRLLPFIFVLCLGLPAQATNVALVIANQDYETLSDARGANAVSATRETLEDMGFHVFTGEGLSAEEMRAQLAGMHERIMRDGAERVVVVLAGHFAQSRSGAWLMGREAAELGLALTDGQALRLDIVLEIAGLATEGAMVWLADSGTSLDLGRGVEAGLPPRLMVPQGVGVVRGRADHVVGGLRATLRPGTVLASVVDRNRNLTGEGAIPALVPFLPDGFAPATRADLRVFAAAQEEDTEEAYQAYLDAFPNGQNAQAARAALERIRTSPERVEQALMLTRDERRAIQNDLSVLGYDTRGIDGIFGPGTRGAITNWQRQNDLDESGFLTQDQIFKLAGQGADRALALEAETRARREAEERSDRDFWSATGAAGDEAGLRSYLERYPDGIFASLAQERLGQMVADAQEAAWRRARDVDTVAGYEAYLDDWPDGTYSAAARSRLARLQPEPEGPGPEAAPPGQERAAVARARAEEQQLGLAGPTRLLIEQRLARLGLDPGPVDGVFDDQTRVAIAQAQDRFDLRQTGYVNQDLLTMLISNLFREFFD
- the pyrF gene encoding orotidine-5'-phosphate decarboxylase, with translation MLPADDRLIVALDVPNALAGLELARVLGDTVSFYKIGLGMLTGGGLALANELKQEHGKRMFLDMKFFDIGATVTSAVRGIAQYDLDFLTVHGDPHVVRAAREGAGGSGLKILAVTVLTSLDRQDLDDGLMRAGDLTELTLERAARAFAAGADGVIASPHEAAGIRALPEAAGKLIVTPGVRPVGSASGDQKRIATPAHALQSGADHIVVGRPISQATNPRAAATAILQDITGI
- a CDS encoding ABC transporter permease; the protein is MHGTARRESRLTIAITTCELIFNQAIRNVRKNHGNAIIGLMLNIAQTVLLVGVFMIIFIFAGMRAAAIRGDTLIYLMSGVFLFMAHIKVLSAVSSAEGPTSTMMKHRPMNSIVSVCGAALAELYIQVLSVVVILFMYHVIWTPVEIHQPIAAFGMLLSVWFAGMAIGVVLYALKPWAPEASKLMTQLFARMNMVASGKFFLANTLPESYLHYFMWNPLFHCIDQARGYAFINYNPMHTSALYPVLFGIAVLFIGMLIESFTRKQASLSWSAKH
- the cysQ gene encoding 3'(2'),5'-bisphosphate nucleotidase CysQ — encoded protein: MNFNSVETVFRTLALQAGAKIMEIYEQSDFSVRLKDDTSPLTEADEAADAIISAGLRAAFPDIAVVTEEQTASHALHADRFFIVDPLDGTKEFVKRRGDFTVNIALVECGVPVRGIVYAPAKGRMFYTSADGSAIEEQGPFSLDLAGQTRGLRMREPDQNALVVVASKSHRDQATDDYISQYAVADLRSAGSSLKFCLLAAGEADFYPRLGRTMEWDTAAGHAVLQAAGGEVLDFNTHAPLRYGKAGYENPFFIARHTDVTLVPPA
- the galU gene encoding UTP--glucose-1-phosphate uridylyltransferase GalU, yielding MKRKVTKAVFPVAGMGTRFLPATKSVPKEIMTLVDRPLIQYAIDEAREAGITEFIFVTSRGKGALEDYFDRAPELEAALRAKGKTDLLDTLNATNMDSGAIAYVRQHQALGLGHAVWCARHLIGDEPFAVLLPDDVIAADTPCLKQMVDAYEQTGGNMIAAMEVAPDKASSYGIMDVPPSVGRILPMQGMVEKPAPGTQPSNLAAIGRYILSPDVMRHLDAIEPGVGGEIQLTDAIAREIAEKQNVFGFRFDGQRYDCGSKAGFLQATVAFGLARAELGVELADFLVDMVAQRRAAE